Within the Nitrospirota bacterium genome, the region TGTAATATGGTTTTTGTATTTTTTCGTTAAAGCCATAAAAATTATTTTTCCCCTTTTAATTTTTGTAAGGCATATTCTATTGCTTCACTCCATTTACTTCCCATAAAATCTCCGATTTTGTCTTCAATAAACGGCAAATCTTTTTCATCAAATGGAATATTCACTTCTTCTGAAACATTCATCACATCTTCAACTGATATAGCATAAAGAATTTTATTTTCATCCATATTTTTATTTTGCTTTAAAATGAAATATTATTTCCGAATAAGCTCCTTTATCTTTCTCTGTGCGGTTTAGCACAGGTCGTTTAAATTTTTTTACTATTTTCATGCCCGCATTTTCTGCAATGGTAGGATACATATTATATTTGTCATTGGCTACAAGGAAAATGTCATAATCAGCAACCAAAAACTTTTTACAGTTATTTAGCACGTCAGTTATTCCCTGGATATAGTTCTGTTTCGCCTCTCTGCTTTGTCCTTTATGGAGCGGGCCGATTTCTAAATCATCTTTGCGTTTAAAACCAAAAAGGTCATAAGCATAGGCATGTTGTTCGTGGTAATCAATTAGCCCAACATAGGGAGGACTCGAAAATATTCCTTTGATTTTTTGCTTTCGTGCTAATTCTAAAAAGGCAGGATTTTTCTTTTCAAGTTCTCCAAAGATATCAATAGTTCTACTGTCCCCAGTTAGGCAAAATTGATAAGTTTGAGTTCTCAATCTATCAAATTGTGAAAGCCGGTTAATAGTGTCTTTCGTGTACGTCTCCCACCATTTGAGAATTGAGAAAAGTGGTTTACAAACCTTGCCATGTTTCGCGCAATAATACGTTGCTGTAATTGGCTCAATCAACGTTGCTAAGTCAGCGTGTGTTGTGGCTCTACAGGAGCGAATAGTTCTGCTCAAGATAATACTGATGATTCTCTTAGTGTCAGCATTTTTTATCTTCTTGATTTCATCAAACACAAACCGAATTTCGTCTCTAATATGTTGCGAATACCATTTGTCAAGGAAGGAGTCAGCTTGGTCCTGCCTTAATTTGATGTTGTATTGCTTAACAAGTTTGTTGAATATGGGTAAGAACTCTTTTCCCTTTTCTGCGCCGTATTTCTCCTCGTTTATCTGATTACGGTTGACTTTATATTTGTATTCAGGAACAGGGAAATATTTATTGTTGAATACATAAAGCGCTTGCAAAAGTTTTCCCTCAAACTCAAGCGTGTGAGAACTTAATAAAAATTCCTTGAGGGCTTTTGTTATTCGGTTGATTTCCATTTGAGCGTCATCTAAGTTGTATTTCGTAACCTTACAATTCCCTATAAAAGCATTGAAAACAGAAACATCAATGCCGATAGCATGTATCCCAAGTTCGCAAGCTTGCACCATTGTTGTTCCGCTGCCTGCAAAAGGGTCAAGAACAATAGCGCCTTTTTTAAAGCAAACTTGCTTCTTGAACTTGTCAGTGTGGCCGTCAAGGAAGTATTCCACCAGCTGAGGAATGAATTTCCCTTTGTACGGATGGAGCCTGTGAACGTGTTTGGTTGTTTCTGCTTCTTTATATTGGTCAAACGAAAGGGCCCAGTTTAAATCGTCTCCGAGTTGGTTTTTCCACAAAACTTCGCGCTTACCATTATAAGTTTTATAGTAAGTCATTAATTCTTGCTTTGAAACCTGCGACATGCCATTGTCACCAATTTTTTTGACACGGCCATATTGAATAAGGTATAAAATATTAGCGGTTGTTACAGTTTTGCTTAAATACTGTGTCGCCCATACGCTGGCTTCTTTTATGGAAAATAACGTATCTGTTTTAAGCATGTTTTTCCCCTTTAGTAATTCTCTCCAAGATAAGGATAAAAATTTTGCTCATCCGTAATCTTCAATCTCTCAACTATCCAATCTTCAATGACATCTCTGACTTCGCCAAGCATTTCAATATCCCATCTGATTTCATCCGCTGTTGGATTGAGTTCCTGAATGAGCTGATAGATGGCGTTGTCAACGCTGTCCTGCCTTTTAATCTGTTCTTCTGTTAATTCTTTCATACAATTAATCCTTTGCCCTCTATTCCCAAAACTCTCTCAATCCCAGGCTTATTGCCATAGCCTTGTCAACTTCATTTATCTTGTGTTCGGGAAGTGCTCCAACAAAATTCTCGAGTCTCTCTTTATCAATGGTATATATCTGCCCAAGATGTACAACAGATTCATGGGGCAGTCCGCTTTCTTTTGGTTTTATTAATACGCCTACCGGCAATTCAGCAACTCTGAGATTGCTTGTTATGGCAGCAACAATTGTCAAACTCCCGACTTTATTACCTATGTCGTTTTGAATAACAAGCGCCGGATGAGGTCCTTTCATTTCCCTGCCCTTTGAAGGGCTAAAGTCAAGAAAATATATTTCACCACGCTTAGGCTGTTTCATTTCCTCTTTGCCTTTCTGCCGGCTTTATATGTTGCAACAGGCTCTGCACAGATACTCAAAAAGTCTTCTGAAAGGCGCTTATCGTCATCTGCGATTTCCTTATAAATTCTTTCTGCTTTTCCAATAGCCTGCTGCTTCTTGTAATCACTAATCATTTTTGTAATAGCCTCTCTGACAAATTCGCTTCTGTTCTTTTTTAATCCCTTTGAAATCTTATCTATCTCTTCAACAAGTTCTACAGGAAAGCTTATTCCAAGTTTTGCAACCGACATTTATACCTCCTTGAAATACCATATTCTATAAATTAGAATACCATAAAGAATACCATAATTCAAGCTTAAGTTTTTATGCGCAAATCTTCGTGGTGCATTCTTAGCCATTTTCAAACCTCCAAATTTGGAATTGTTGTTACAGCCACTCCTTGAACCTGAAAATTTTCAGTCAAGATAATCGGCTTATGATTTTTATTACTCGACCTCGGCATTAAAACAACACAATTTTTACTATGCTGAAACTCTTTCACAGTTGCTTCATCATCAATCAGCGCTACAACTATATCGCCATTTCGTGCTACTGCTTGCTGGCGGACAAGTATTAAATCTCCATCATTGATTTTAGCTTTGTTCATAGAATCGCCCTTAGCCCTAAGCATGAAGTATTTAAATCCGGGCTTTGCAAGGGAAACAGATACAGGGATATATCCCTCAATATTTTCCTGAGCCAGAATAGGCACGCCGCAAGTTACCATACCGACTAAAGGAATATCAACTGTGCGGGCATGAACTGAATCTGCATCAATATCTTTGATTAATTGAAAATCTCCACTTGAACGCTTTCTCAAAATACCTTTCTGGATTAATTCCTCAATAATTAAAGCAGCCGAACGAGGGGATTTATATCCAAGTGCTGTCATCAACTCACGCACCGATGGGGTTTTGCCCTTGTGCATAAGCCAGTTTCTGATATAGCGGACTGCGTCTGCTTGTTTTTGACTGAGTTGTGCCTTCATAATTAATACAAACTGTATCATAGTGTATAAAAAAAGTCAAGCATACAAATTTAAGCATTTTTTTAAAACAGAGATATACTTATAAACAAGGTGGAGCAGACACGCAACGGGGAATGAGTACTCCTTACTTTTTCCCCATAAACTTCAAAACTTCATTTAGTTTTGGTATTCCGGCTCGGCCTCCTATTTTTCTGCATTTCATTGCCGCGATTGCAGAGGCAAACCTGACGGTATCTCTTATTTCCCATCCCTTTAAAATCCCGAACACATAGCCTCCGTGAAAGACGTCGCCTGTGCCTGTTGTATCAACAGCCTTAACCTTAAAAGCGGGGGTATAAAAATATTGGTCCTGAGAAAATGTATAACTGCCTTTTTCTCCGAGTGTGGCGGTAAATATTTTAAATTTTAAATGTTTAATTTTTTTTAAGAAAGCATCAGGATTATTTTTCCATCCGAGCTCTTTTGCAAATTCCTCTGAGGCAGCCACATAGTCGCAATTCTTCGCAATTTCAAGCATGCCGTTGCGCATTTTGCCTGCATCAAGCATGACAGGAATTTTCA harbors:
- a CDS encoding site-specific DNA-methyltransferase, producing the protein MLKTDTLFSIKEASVWATQYLSKTVTTANILYLIQYGRVKKIGDNGMSQVSKQELMTYYKTYNGKREVLWKNQLGDDLNWALSFDQYKEAETTKHVHRLHPYKGKFIPQLVEYFLDGHTDKFKKQVCFKKGAIVLDPFAGSGTTMVQACELGIHAIGIDVSVFNAFIGNCKVTKYNLDDAQMEINRITKALKEFLLSSHTLEFEGKLLQALYVFNNKYFPVPEYKYKVNRNQINEEKYGAEKGKEFLPIFNKLVKQYNIKLRQDQADSFLDKWYSQHIRDEIRFVFDEIKKIKNADTKRIISIILSRTIRSCRATTHADLATLIEPITATYYCAKHGKVCKPLFSILKWWETYTKDTINRLSQFDRLRTQTYQFCLTGDSRTIDIFGELEKKNPAFLELARKQKIKGIFSSPPYVGLIDYHEQHAYAYDLFGFKRKDDLEIGPLHKGQSREAKQNYIQGITDVLNNCKKFLVADYDIFLVANDKYNMYPTIAENAGMKIVKKFKRPVLNRTEKDKGAYSEIIFHFKAK
- a CDS encoding type II toxin-antitoxin system PemK/MazF family toxin: MKQPKRGEIYFLDFSPSKGREMKGPHPALVIQNDIGNKVGSLTIVAAITSNLRVAELPVGVLIKPKESGLPHESVVHLGQIYTIDKERLENFVGALPEHKINEVDKAMAISLGLREFWE
- a CDS encoding ribbon-helix-helix protein, CopG family translates to MSVAKLGISFPVELVEEIDKISKGLKKNRSEFVREAITKMISDYKKQQAIGKAERIYKEIADDDKRLSEDFLSICAEPVATYKAGRKAKRK
- the lexA gene encoding repressor LexA, with translation MKAQLSQKQADAVRYIRNWLMHKGKTPSVRELMTALGYKSPRSAALIIEELIQKGILRKRSSGDFQLIKDIDADSVHARTVDIPLVGMVTCGVPILAQENIEGYIPVSVSLAKPGFKYFMLRAKGDSMNKAKINDGDLILVRQQAVARNGDIVVALIDDEATVKEFQHSKNCVVLMPRSSNKNHKPIILTENFQVQGVAVTTIPNLEV